Proteins found in one Plasmodium gaboni strain SY75 chromosome 13, whole genome shotgun sequence genomic segment:
- a CDS encoding hypothetical protein (conserved Plasmodium protein, unknown function) — protein MEEDKLINEIYPKNDNNNKKEEINKILKNIKDSDNSKDKFMNILKLTKHINDLKESDKINVLKSIDVEFLCLLLRSQNEFKLFTLRLINSLIGSSTCVYLKACFPFINSIIVSYSCYVKNWSNRLNKAVQICNKENKKGINKNASIENNWEQKEKGFSIYDNKYNTCAGDNKYECDDKHLDDDNYISCDQDELKDINIIYNECITFFLKTQAFLKEEEIINNFYFNSENNDLDVDVEMYFFNKRLKKKYNEEKDNVINNEEDVEENNFIVNKKKVNHDTKNKCDLNDINNINPKRYFDNEKNSSNNIYDDNTSNTDMSILDDDKEQDFYFSNEKICLINLIFTILKENINLKELQNKKNNKKGNNNDINVDNMNNKDNINSIYKKECIDIAKYNISLLNEQCIYISLHFLNNIILKLNDNKYVKEYFHLLNRLAENYNEPKLRITVMNCLTNLNIYIKKKNIENILDEKNIYKFYANIIYYFSEIKDEKEKEILYRLYSTIYSCLHFIYVNYDSIDILKTPLSYMSVELYLFFEDVMKYVSKKEFNNYIFYNKYFKQMIHMICINVEHILKFLSEHYSWYYEKDEIKNDDKGNDISSLYVVENPNIMIEKKKLIKNENTRENINDKNNNNILYVNPTDKICKKTIIELDLNNMYGVILKIKKIMDILLEFFKDIKDIFKLQDEEKQKDLIKFKNEFNKEINVLIKLFCNYLIYENVHYIDDFINLLEFFSIIINEDNFFYLLIVKYIDPNRYFNNKIFLSKLLLYIFNLNMKNIIQIKILFHLYHKCTFNILNYLEIKEPKDISNFSSFIQNNTHNYSFIQILNISIDKLNNLNFIYILCQDEYQIKMNNNSKQNIKNLLLFHIHFFFYYYFSILQKHNFDIINEQKNKLDLYKENYYNISNNSIKKNTQQFFLSLKILFAISAFLFMRFDSYVITNNLKKSEILFIQDCLILSLLNLKFLNEHESKDNELSEMKKKKKKYFCQVLKLTYFIMYYHPYFISLFIFRWKQIKDQDNNNVFFDVNKIKLKEEHLSICKLLNNFISNYV, from the exons atggaagaagataaattaataaatgaaatatacccaaaaaatgataataataacaagaaggaagaaataaataaaattttaaaaaatataaaagatagTGATAATAGCAAAGATAAATTTATGaacattttaaaattaacaaaacatataaatgattTAAAAGAAAGTGATAAAATTAATGTTTTAAAATCTATTGACGTTGAATTTctatgtttattattacgttcacaaaatgaatttaaattatttacCTTACGTTTAATTAATAGTCTCATAGGTAGTTCAACTTGTGTTTATTTAAAAGCTTGTTTCCCTTTTATCAATTCTATTATCGTTTCTTATTCGTGCTATGTAAAAAACTGGAGTAACCGATTAAATAAGGCTGTGCAGATATGcaataaagaaaataagaagggtataaataaaaatgcttctattgaaaataattgGGAACAAAAGGAAAAGGGTTTCTctatatatgataataagTATAACACTTGTGCAggtgataataaatatgaatgtGATGATAAACATCTAgatgatgataattatatatcGTGCGACCAGGATGAGctaaaagatataaatataatatacaacGAATGTATAACGTTTTTCTTAAAAACTCAAGCATTTTTAAAGGAAgaagaaattattaataatttttatttcaatTCTGAAAATAACGATTTAGATGTTGATGTGgaaatgtatttttttaacaaaagattaaaaaaaaaatacaatgAAGAAAAGGACAATGTcataaataatgaagaggatgttgaagaaaataattttattgttaataaaaaaaaagtaaatcatgatacaaaaaataagtgtgatttaaatgatatcaataatataaatccaaaaagatattttgataatgaaaaaaattcttcaaataatatttatgatgataatacATCCAATACTGATATGTCAATATTAGATGATGATAAAGAACAagatttttatttttcaaatgaaaaaatttgcttgattaatttaatttttaccatattaaaagaaaatattaatttgaAGGAACTccaaaataaaaaaaataataagaaagGGAACAACAATGATATAAATGTggataatatgaacaataaGGACAATATAAAcagtatatataaaaaagagTGTATAGATATAGccaaatataatatatccttattaaatgaacagtgtatttatatttcattacattttttgaataatataattttgaaattaaatgataataaatatgtaaaagAATATTTCCATTTATTAAATAGATTAGCAGAAAATTACAATGAACCTAAATTAAGAATTACTGTTATGAATTGCTTAacaaatttaaatatatatataaaaaaaaagaatattgaaaatatattagatgaaaaaaatatatataaattttatgcaaatataatatattatttttctgaaataaaagatgaaaaagaaaaagaaattttaTATAGATTATATTCCACAATATATTCATgtttacattttatatatgttaattaTGATTCTAtagatattttaaaaactCCTTTATCTTATATGAGTGttgaattatatttattttttgaagaTGTTATGAAATATGTAAGTAAAAAGgaatttaataattatattttttataacaaatattttaaacaAATGATTCATATGATATGTATAAATGTAGAACATAtcttaaaatttttaaGTGAACATTATTCATGGTATTATGAAAAggatgaaataaaaaatgacGATAAAGGAAACGACATCTCCTCATTATATGTTGTAGAAAATCCAAATATTATgatagaaaaaaaaaaattaataaaaaatgaaaatacaagagaaaacataaatgataaaaataataacaatatattatatgttaatCCAACAGATAAGATATGTAAAAAGACAATAATAGAACTTGActtaaataatatgtatggtgtaattttaaaaataaaaaaaattatggatattttattagaattttttaaagatataaaagatatatttaaattacaagatgaagaaaaacaaaaagatttaataaaatttaaaaatgaatttaataaagaaataaatgtacttataaaattattttgtaattatttaatttatgaaaatgttcattatattgatgactttattaatttattagAATTCTTTTcaattataataaatgaagataatttcttttatcTTCTAATagttaaatatatagatcCTAACAGATATtttaataacaaaatattcttatcaaaattgttattatatatattcaatttaaatatgaaaaatattattcaaataaaaattttatttcatttatatcataaatgtacatttaatatattaaattatttagAAATAAAAGAACCAAAAGACATTTCtaatttttcttcattCATTCAAAATAACACACATAATTATAGttttatacaaatattaaacatatcaatagataaattaaataacttaaattttatatatatattatgtcAAGATGAATATCAAAtcaaaatgaataataactctaaacaaaatataaaaaatctgcttctttttcatattcattttttcttttattattattttagTATACTACAAAAACATAAttttgatattataaatgaacaaaaaaataaattagatttatataaggaaaattattataatatatctaataatagtattaaaaaaaatacacaaCAATTTTTTCTCTCTTTAAAAATTCTGTTTGCTATATCAGCCTTTCTTTTTATGAGATTTGATTCTTATGTTATAACTAACAATCTTAAAAAAAGTGAAATACTATTCATTCAG gATTGTCTGATATTATCCCTGTTGAATTTAAAATTTCTAAACGAACATGAATCCAAGGATAATGAATTAAGtgaaatgaaaaaaaaaaagaaaaaatacTTTTGTCAAGTTTTAAAATTGacttattttattatgtattatcatccatattttatttctctttttattttccgTTGGAAACAAATAAAAGATCAG GATAATAACaatgttttttttgatgtcaataaaataaagttGAAGGAAGAACACTTATCCATTtgtaaattattaaataattttattagCAATTATgtatag
- a CDS encoding hypothetical protein (conserved Plasmodium protein, unknown function), protein MKMDYFRVINLFVLIITFSYYTIIVSCLKKKEEIKNGDIKIITSDLNEIVTLSCEDEKSIHIFDASYGNPTLDKLFIKKNSFDAPHTLPVIQMICEGKKNCDIKVNNETFKILSLITDFHKLLIKYTCVSSNLEPFPSYKVKAKRGNDYTWNVEFQGETLNKETYLHVNNINATCEEPLVKKTYVDINEAEYECNNMKNCVYVIFNNDGYTLCASLSYKNATIQNNSKIYIKMFYINGNIPSNFEVFPNIQGVCEKDEIIYEMETVLNLDDIYKKCKEVDCDYFTMSTSNGIKGASKSFRNYAWFCKGFPKYVSHEGFLFGKNYKNSKDPKKRITFMDYEGPLR, encoded by the exons ATGAAAATGGATTATTTTAGGGTTATAAATTTGTTTGTTTTAATTATTACTTTCAGTTATTATACAATAATTGTAAGttgtttaaaaaaaaaagaagaaataaaaaatggtgatataaaaataataactTCAGATTTAAATGAAATTGTGACATTAAGTTGTGAAGATGAAAAATCAATTCATATTTTTGATGCTAGTTATGGAAATCCAACCCTTGATAaactttttataaaaaaaa ATTCGTTTGATGCCCCACACACATTACCAGTTATTCAAATGATATGTGAAGGGAAAAAAAACTGTGat ataaaagtaaataatgaaaccttcaaaatattatccTTAATAACTGATTTCCATAAACttcttataaaatatacttGTGTATCTAGTAACTTGGAACCTTTTCCATCat ACAAAGTAAAAGCAAAAAGAGGAAATGATTATACTTGGAATGTCGAATTTCAAg GAGAAACGTTAAATAAGGAAACATATCTTCATGTTAACAAcat AAATGCTACTTGTGAAGAACCTCTAGTCAAAAAAACATATGTAGACATAAACGAAGCAGAATATga ATGTAACAATATGAAAAATTGTgtttatgtaatatttaataaCGATGGTTATACATTATGTGCTTCTCTATCATATAAGAATGCCACTATTCAAAACAATTCTAAG atttatattaaaatgttttaca TAAATGGGAATATTCCGTCTAATTTTGAAGTGTTTCCAAATATACAAg GAGTTTGTGAGAAGGatgaaattatatatgaaatgGAAACAGTTTTAAACTTGgatgatatatata AGAAATGCAAAGAAGTAGATTGCGATTATTTTACC ATGTCTACCTCTAATGG taTAAAAGGGGCTTCCAAAAGTTTCAGGAATTATGCATGGTTTTGTAAAGGGTTTCCTAAATAT GTTTCTCATGAAGGATTTCTCTTTggaaaaaattataaaaa TTCAAAGGATCCAAAGAAAAGAATAA cTTTCATGGATTATGAAGGACCTTTAAGATga